One window from the genome of Cucumis melo cultivar AY chromosome 12, USDA_Cmelo_AY_1.0, whole genome shotgun sequence encodes:
- the LOC103485409 gene encoding uncharacterized protein LOC103485409: protein MAATAPVAIGTRGTIGSLIKKEIDYFAKIELETSISSQRSQGPEMASSGCRNSPPTFWQSIMSWRRKKKLTSNRFITKMCSTFDASRSNRMNKISGLSYTILQNDFHSLHV from the coding sequence ATGGCTGCAACTGCTCCTGTTGCCATTGGAACTCGAGGAACCATTGGTTCGCTCATAAAGAAGGAAATCGATTATTTTGCCAAGATTGAGCTTGAAACCTCCATCAGCTCACAGAGGTCTCAAGGACCTGAAATGGCTTCTTCTGGCTGTAGAAATTCACCACCCACCTTCTGGCAATCTATAATGTCATGGCGAAGGAAGAAGAAGCTAACCAGCAATCGCTTCATTACAAAAATGTGCTCGACTTTTGATGCTTCGAGAAGCAATCGCATGAATAAGATTTCTGGGTTGAGTTATACGATCCTTCAGAATGATTTCCATAGCTTGCACGTGTAG
- the LOC103485402 gene encoding pentatricopeptide repeat-containing protein At1g61870, mitochondrial → MALLYRLRSAFPSNSTYINYHLHYRSLSTILSPDSSTPLSAKQKSRAALSLLKTEENPERIIDICRAAALTPEFHLDRIAFSVAISKLSKSKHYDGIHRFLEELKSRPDLKNERFACHVIALYGQANMLDHAIRTFKQIDELGVRHSVKLLNSLLFACNVAKDYKELKRVFMEFPKIYGIEPDIDTYNRVIKAFSESGSSSSVSSIVAEMDRKNVKPNATSFANWLAGCYMEEKYEDVEKVLKLMEKYGVRRGVATYNARIQSLCKLKKSAEAKALFDGMLSRGTKPNCVTYCELIHGFSKEGNLDEAKSLFKRMINSGCKPDSNCYFTLIYFLCRGGDYETALKICSESMEKGWVPNFGTMKSLVDGLVSISKVEEAKQLIGQIKERFSNNVEKWSEMEAGLPQ, encoded by the coding sequence ATGGCGCTTCTCTATCGCCTCCGTTCTGCTTTCCCTTCGAACTCGACTTATATCAACTATCATCTTCACTACCGTTCTCTCTCGACAATCCTTTCCCCCGATTCCTCTACTCCTTTGTCAGCAAAACAAAAATCCAGGGCCGCACTCTCCCTACTGAAAACGGAGGAGAATCCTGAGCGCATAATTGATATTTGCCGAGCCGCTGCTCTCACTCCAGAATTTCATCTCGATCGTATCGCTTTCTCTGTTGCCATTTCCAAGCTTTCAAAATCCAAGCATTACGATGGGATTCACCGGTTCCTCGAGGAATTGAAATCTCGTCCCGACTTGAAGAACGAGCGTTTTGCTTGCCACGTTATTGCTCTTTATGGCCAGGCTAATATGCTTGATCATGCTATTCGAACTTTCAAGCAAATTGATGAACTGGGTGTGCGTCACTCTGTTAAATTGCTAAATTCATTGCTATTTGCTTGTAATGTAGCTAAGGATTACAAGGAACTGAAACGGGTTTTTATGGAGTTCCCTAAGATTTATGGAATCGAACCGGATATCGATACTTATAACAGAGTGATTAAGGCGTTTTCGGAGTCGGGTTCGTCGAGCTCAGTGTCTTCGATTGTGGCGGAGATGGACAGGAAGAATGTCAAACCAAATGCAACTTCTTTTGCGAATTGGCTTGCTGGGTGCTACATGGAAGAGAAGTATGAGGATGTTGAGAAGGTCCTAAAATTGATGGAGAAATATGGCGTGCGGCGTGGAGTTGCTACATATAATGCAAGAATACAGAGTCtttgcaaattgaagaaatcaGCAGAAGCAAAAGCTTTATTTGATGGAATGTTATCAAGAGGTACGAAACCAAACTGTGTTACATATTGTGAATTGATTCATGGATTCTCTAAGGAAGGAAATCTAGATGAAGCTAAGAGCCTTTTTAAAAGAATGATCAACAGCGGTTGCAAACCAGACAGTAATTGCTATTTCACTTTGATTTACTTCCTTTGTCGAGGAGGAGATTATGAAACAGCTTTGAAGATCTGTTCGGAGAGCATGGAGAAGGGGTGGGTTCCAAATTTTGGTACAATGAAGTCTCTTGTTGATGGGCTAGTTAGTATTTCGAAGGTCGAAGAGGCAAAGCAACTTATTGGGCAAATCAAAGAGAGGTTCTCAAATAATGTTGAAAAGTGGAGTGAAATGGAAGCTGGATTACCTCAGTGA